Proteins encoded by one window of Babylonia areolata isolate BAREFJ2019XMU chromosome 8, ASM4173473v1, whole genome shotgun sequence:
- the LOC143285248 gene encoding uncharacterized protein LOC143285248, with the protein MSSWGAAMRTSRKESSAAGGVDSEAERECRQTPAMEEGTPVKPGCAPGCSILHSPSLRSLVGEECLQMLRCSICKEFFNIPIVLPCGHTFCLQCLTDMCKQATQSRGQSASFTGTEGLIGCPNCRVQIFATPILQRNVTCNFIIQALVDTLRNRKIPNRTSVSVNTEQSLLGPPVRAVSEEALCGVLQDLDRLSTSLHHRSVVDDAFFEIEQIRFCHLHNLDKAPGDTVDSSPDSLRPISVTPASVPLQPSRTSFVQQQNADVKISPQNLKRCYAAALASGRDRSAAAPTTIKNVDLNGTWTSVHRAWKQTMVAPKTVIP; encoded by the exons ATGTCGTCATGGGGTGCTGCTATGCGTACCAGTCGAAAAGAAAGCAGCGCGGCAGGCGGAGTGGACAGCGAGGCAGAAAGAGAATGCAGGCAGACCCCAGCCATGGAGGAGGGAACTCCGGTAAAACCCGGGTGTGCCCCTGGATGCAGTATTCTCCATTCCCCTAGTCTGCGCTCTCTGGTGGGGGAAGAGTGCCTCCAGATGCTGAGATGCAGTATCTGTAAGGAGTTCTTCAACATTCCAATCGTCCTGCCTTGTGGACACACCTTCTGTCTGCA ATGTTTGACTGATATGTGCAAACAAGCAACCCAGTCTCGTGGCCAGAGTGCGAGCTTCACGGGAACAGAGGGGCTGATTGGCTGCCCCAACTGCCGCGTGCAAATTTTTGCCACGCCCATTCTGCAGCGGAACGTAACTTGTAACTTCATCATCCAGGCTCTGGTCGACACGCTTCGCAACAGGAAGATACCCAACAGG ACTAGCGTGTCCGTGAACACAGAGCAGTCCTTGCTGGGTCCCCCTGTCCGGGCTGTCAGCGAAGAAGCGTTGTGTGGTGTTCTTCAGGACCTGGACCGCTTGTCCACTTCTCTTCACCACAGGTCTGTTGTGGACGACGCCTTCTTTGAGATAGAGCAGATCCGCTTCTGTCATCTGCATAACCTTGACAAGGCCCCAGGAGATACAGTTGATAGCAGTCCTGACAGTTTGAGACCCATTTCAGTGACGCCGGCTTCTGTTCCGTTACAACCCTCGAGAACGAGCTTCGTTCAGCAGCAGAACGCGGACGTGAAAATCAGCCCACAGAACCTAAAGAGGTGCTACGCAGCAGCTTTGGCttcagggagagacagatctGCAGCAGCACCCACGACAATCAAGAACGTGGACCTCAATG GGACTTGGACCAGCGTGCACCGCGCTTGGAAACAGACCATGGTTGCCCCCAAAACGGTCATTCCTTGA